The following proteins are encoded in a genomic region of Corylus avellana chromosome ca4, CavTom2PMs-1.0:
- the LOC132178910 gene encoding probable WRKY transcription factor 57 isoform X1: protein MDDGDKSDPGTEFTSDSSWPLGPDSDSVYFFSNDRESSILSEFGWNLQPDDPNRIGFDDASDLAGSFGLPENNTSNSNSALQGSDPAGPAGSDSKAGDATTSNNPSVSSSPSEDPPERSTGSGGKPPEIPNKVRKKGQKRIRQPRFAFMTKSEVDHLEDGYRWRKYGQKAVKNSPFPRSYYRCTNSRCTVKKRVERSSEDPTIVITTYEGQHCHHTVGFPRGGVISHEAFAGQLHTPVSQFYYPTGAALPQENPFIMTQSQQMPGEAGDHQSRAMPQPSTPQFPTNNEGLLGDIVPPNMRNR from the exons ATGGACGACGGGGACAAATCCGATCCAGGAACCGAGTTCACAAGCGACTCGAGCTGGCCGCTCGGGCCCGACTCGGACAGCGTCTACTTCTTCTCGAACGACAGAGAGAGCAGCATACTAAGCGAGTTCGGGTGGAATCTTCAGCCGGACGATCCGAACCGGATCGGCTTCGACGATGCCTCCGATTTGGCGGGAAGCTTCGGTCTGCCGGAGAACAACACTAGCAACAGCAACAGCGCCTTGCAGGGCTCCGACCCGGCGGGTCCAGCCGGGTCCGATAGCAAGGCCGGCGACGCTACGACTTCGAATAATCCGTCGGTGTCATCGAGTCCCAGCGAAGATCCGCCGGAAAGGTCCACGGGCTCCGGCGGAAAACCGCCCGAGATACC GAATAAAGTTAGAAAGAAGGGGCAAAAGCGAATCCGGCAGCCACGTTTTGCGTTTATGACGAAGAGTGAGGTTGATCATCTTGAAGATGGCTACCGATGGCGCAAATATGGACAGAAGGCCGTCAAAAATAGTCCATTTCCTAG GAGTTACTACCGCTGCACAAATAGCAGATGCACCGTTAAGAAAAGGGTGGAGCGGTCGTCCGAAGATCCCACAATTGTTATAACAACATACGAAGGTCAACACTGTCATCACACGGTTGGGTTCCCTCGAGGCGGAGTCATTAGCCATGAAGCCTTTGCTGGGCAGCTGCATACTCCGGTCTCGCAATTTTATTATCCAACAGGCGCTGCTTTACCTCAAGAAAATCCTTTTATTATGACACAATCCCAGCAAATGCCAGGTGAAGCTGGTGATCATCAATCCCGTGCAATGCCACAACCAAGTACTCCACAGTTTCCTACTAATAATGAAGGACTTCTTGGGGACATCGTGCCTCCTAACATGCGTAACAGATGA
- the LOC132178910 gene encoding probable WRKY transcription factor 57 isoform X2, producing the protein MDDGDKSDPGTEFTSDSSWPLGPDSDSVYFFSNDRESSILSEFGWNLQPDDPNRIGFDDASDLAGSFGLPENNTSNSNSALQGSDPAGPAGSDSKAGDATTSNNPSVSSSPSEDPPERSTGSGGKPPEIPSYYRCTNSRCTVKKRVERSSEDPTIVITTYEGQHCHHTVGFPRGGVISHEAFAGQLHTPVSQFYYPTGAALPQENPFIMTQSQQMPGEAGDHQSRAMPQPSTPQFPTNNEGLLGDIVPPNMRNR; encoded by the exons ATGGACGACGGGGACAAATCCGATCCAGGAACCGAGTTCACAAGCGACTCGAGCTGGCCGCTCGGGCCCGACTCGGACAGCGTCTACTTCTTCTCGAACGACAGAGAGAGCAGCATACTAAGCGAGTTCGGGTGGAATCTTCAGCCGGACGATCCGAACCGGATCGGCTTCGACGATGCCTCCGATTTGGCGGGAAGCTTCGGTCTGCCGGAGAACAACACTAGCAACAGCAACAGCGCCTTGCAGGGCTCCGACCCGGCGGGTCCAGCCGGGTCCGATAGCAAGGCCGGCGACGCTACGACTTCGAATAATCCGTCGGTGTCATCGAGTCCCAGCGAAGATCCGCCGGAAAGGTCCACGGGCTCCGGCGGAAAACCGCCCGAGATACC GAGTTACTACCGCTGCACAAATAGCAGATGCACCGTTAAGAAAAGGGTGGAGCGGTCGTCCGAAGATCCCACAATTGTTATAACAACATACGAAGGTCAACACTGTCATCACACGGTTGGGTTCCCTCGAGGCGGAGTCATTAGCCATGAAGCCTTTGCTGGGCAGCTGCATACTCCGGTCTCGCAATTTTATTATCCAACAGGCGCTGCTTTACCTCAAGAAAATCCTTTTATTATGACACAATCCCAGCAAATGCCAGGTGAAGCTGGTGATCATCAATCCCGTGCAATGCCACAACCAAGTACTCCACAGTTTCCTACTAATAATGAAGGACTTCTTGGGGACATCGTGCCTCCTAACATGCGTAACAGATGA